One stretch of Paenibacillus sp. FSL R5-0341 DNA includes these proteins:
- the uvrC gene encoding excinuclease ABC subunit UvrC, with protein sequence MDQFMNDLQDQEKALEQIRHKLALLPDMSGCYLMKNSEGTIIYVGKAKVLKNRVRSYFIGSHNGKTQRLVSEIRDFEYIVTGSNMEALILECNLIKKHMPRYNVLLKDDKTFPYLKITNEKHPRLEVTRRVLKDKAKYFGPYPNSYAAHQTKKLLDRMYPLRKCGVMPKEVCLYYHMGQCLAPCVKEVEKEQYDQISQEIGSFLSGGHEEIKKDLQRKMQEAAEDLYFERAKELRDQVIAIDAMMEKQKITMADARDRDVFGFAIDKGWMCVQILYMRQGKMIERHVSTFPFYGEAYSDFMSYVTQYYSDNPALPQEILLPEMPKDMSTGDESTDTVSDTDEAVPAAVTVEFEQTGQGEQRLASQPLVAETRAAYGSSAEAEGEQPESMQEDASTMDTTASTEKLPAGLEDPTQVAAALQEWLEIKVLIPQRGLKRQMITMAVDNARVALEEKFRLIERNEERTSKAAEGLGRFIGLDQLRRIEAFDNSNIQGTNPVSAMIVFTDGKPDKKEYRKYKVRSVEGPDDYETMREVIRRRYERVLKENLTQPDLIVVDGGKGQISAAVDILENELGLFIPVCGLVKDAKHKTSQLMIGNPPEVISLPRDSQEFYLLQRIQEEVHRFAISFHREQRGKSMVTSRLDAIPGIGEKRRKLLLKHFGSLRKIKEASVEDFRPLSIGDKLANQIIAALRDEES encoded by the coding sequence ATGGACCAATTCATGAATGATTTGCAGGATCAGGAGAAGGCATTGGAGCAGATTCGTCATAAGCTCGCTTTGCTGCCAGACATGTCGGGTTGTTACCTGATGAAGAACAGTGAAGGCACCATTATCTATGTAGGTAAAGCCAAAGTGCTGAAGAACCGCGTACGCTCTTATTTTATCGGCAGTCATAACGGAAAGACCCAGCGGCTGGTCTCCGAAATCCGTGATTTTGAATATATTGTGACAGGCAGTAACATGGAAGCACTTATTCTGGAGTGTAACCTGATCAAGAAACATATGCCGCGTTATAACGTGTTGCTCAAGGATGACAAGACATTCCCGTATCTTAAAATTACAAATGAAAAGCACCCCCGGCTGGAAGTAACCCGGCGTGTGCTGAAAGATAAAGCCAAATACTTCGGACCTTATCCGAACTCGTATGCGGCACACCAAACGAAAAAACTGCTTGACCGTATGTATCCACTGCGCAAATGTGGTGTAATGCCCAAAGAAGTGTGCCTGTATTATCACATGGGCCAGTGTCTTGCGCCTTGTGTGAAGGAAGTCGAGAAGGAGCAATATGATCAGATTTCGCAAGAGATCGGTTCATTTCTGAGCGGTGGACATGAAGAGATTAAAAAGGATTTGCAGCGGAAGATGCAGGAAGCTGCGGAGGACCTTTATTTTGAACGTGCCAAGGAACTACGCGATCAGGTGATTGCCATCGATGCGATGATGGAAAAACAGAAAATTACGATGGCCGATGCCAGAGACCGCGATGTATTTGGTTTTGCTATTGATAAAGGCTGGATGTGTGTCCAGATTCTATACATGCGTCAGGGTAAAATGATCGAACGCCATGTCTCCACCTTCCCGTTTTATGGTGAGGCGTACAGTGACTTTATGTCCTACGTGACGCAGTATTACAGCGATAATCCGGCATTGCCACAAGAGATTTTGTTGCCGGAAATGCCCAAAGATATGTCAACCGGTGATGAAAGTACGGATACAGTATCTGATACTGATGAAGCGGTACCTGCCGCTGTTACGGTGGAGTTCGAACAGACGGGACAAGGAGAGCAAAGGCTCGCTTCCCAGCCACTGGTTGCCGAGACTCGTGCAGCATATGGAAGTTCCGCTGAAGCAGAAGGTGAACAACCTGAGAGTATGCAAGAGGATGCTTCCACAATGGATACAACTGCATCAACTGAGAAGCTCCCGGCAGGTCTGGAAGACCCAACTCAGGTTGCTGCTGCGTTACAGGAGTGGTTGGAGATTAAAGTGCTCATTCCGCAACGTGGATTGAAACGGCAGATGATTACGATGGCTGTGGATAACGCACGTGTGGCATTGGAAGAGAAGTTCCGTTTGATTGAGCGAAATGAAGAACGGACATCTAAAGCTGCCGAAGGACTGGGACGTTTTATTGGACTGGACCAGCTTCGTCGAATAGAAGCCTTTGATAACTCGAACATCCAGGGAACGAATCCGGTATCCGCCATGATCGTATTTACGGATGGTAAACCGGATAAGAAGGAATATCGGAAGTATAAGGTCCGTTCGGTTGAAGGACCGGATGATTATGAAACGATGAGAGAGGTCATCCGTCGCCGTTACGAGCGGGTATTGAAAGAAAACCTGACTCAGCCTGACCTGATTGTGGTCGATGGTGGTAAAGGGCAGATCTCGGCTGCGGTCGATATTTTGGAAAATGAGCTGGGGCTGTTTATTCCGGTATGTGGTCTGGTGAAGGATGCGAAGCATAAGACTTCACAGTTGATGATCGGTAATCCACCGGAGGTCATCTCCCTGCCTCGGGATAGCCAGGAATTTTACCTGTTGCAGCGGATACAGGAAGAGGTTCACCGTTTTGCGATCTCGTTCCACCGCGAACAGCGGGGTAAATCGATGGTGACGTCACGTTTGGATGCCATTCCTGGGATCGGAGAGAAGCGGCGTAAGCTGCTGTTGAAGCATTTTGGCTCTTTGCGCAAAATAAAAGAGGCCAGCGTCGAAGACTTCCGGCCTCTATCTATTGGTGACAAGTTGGCAAATCAGATTATTGCAGCACTTCGGGATGAGGAGTCGTAA